TTAACTCCAGACATTCTGCCACTGAGCCCCCTAGAGCTCCAGCTTTTAAAGCACTTGGGGTGAGCCTCGAGAGATGACAGACGGAGCTGCCCAAGAGCTGCCAGCTGCCAACCCTGCCCGGGGCTTCACGGCCCGCGCCCTACTTCCTCTCAGCTGGCTCCACACCCTGGGGCGTGTAATTTCCAAATTCTCACTCCCAGGGCTAATTTGGGGGATAAGACATTTGATTAGAAGTATCAgaaaccagctgggcatggtggctcacacctgtaatcccagcactttgggaggttatgactagaggatcatttgaactcaggaattcaagaccagcctggataacagtgagaccccatctctacaaaatataaacaattatgtgagcatgatggtgcacacctgtagtccctgttccttgggaggctgaggccggaggatcccttgagcccaggagttcaaggctgcagagagctgcgattgtgccactgcacactaacctgggagatagagcaagaacttgtctcagaaaaaaaaaaaaaagtatcaggaaCTAATCTCCAGTCCTATCAAGTTAGGCATAAGGTCAATTTATGCTAGCTGAGTGTCACAGAAACCAAGGACAGGAATGCAACTGCCACTGGGAATGAACTGGAAGTGAGGATTTAAACCACCCCAGAATGTccccatttttgtttcttctccagATGTGCTGCTTtgcttttctgtatgtttctctACGGACCAGCTACCTCTCCTCTGCCAACAGATCCAAGTTGTGCATGTTATGGGTCCAAACACCACGTGACAAGCCCATTCTTCCAGTTTCTCAGACCAGAAACTGCACTGTCCCCTAACTGCTTCTTCTCCCTCTTGCATCTGGTCCTTGGGGAGATCCTGTTTGCCCTGCCTTCAGCATATATCCACAGTTTAACCTTAACCACTCCTCCCACCACTCCCGGGGGCGAGCGGCCTTCGCCCCCTGCCTAGATTACTACAGTAACTTCATTGTTCTTTCTACTTCTCTCTTTGCCCCTCTGCTATCTCAAAACAGCATCCAAAATGCACCTAGCAAGAGCATGTCATTCCTCTGCACAGAACTCTccaacttctctctcttttttttttttttttttttgagacggagtctcgctctgtcacccaggctggagtgcaatagtgtgatcttggctcactgcaacctccacctcccagattcaagcgattctcctgcctcagcctcctgagtagctgagattacaggttcatgtcaccatgcccggctaatttttgtatgtttagtagagacggggtttcaccatgttagtcaggctggtctcgaactcctgacactcgtgatccacccgcctcagcctcccaaagtgctgggattataggcatgagccaccgcgcctgaccaacTTCTCTTTTTGTTCAGAGTAAAAGCCAACGGCCCATGAGGCTTTCCATGGTCACGCCTCCGCTCATTCGCTCTGTGGCTTTGTCTTACACGGGTTCACTCCTCACTGGCCGCCTTGCTGACCCCATAGCTCGCGGGCCTTACTCTGCTCTCCGGGCCTTTGCATTTGCTCCACTGCAAATGCTCCTCCCCCAGAGGCCTTTGTGGCCCATTCCCTCAGTTCCTTAGGAACAATCCCTTCCCTGGTCAAACCTCCACTGACATATGTCTCCTtcccttctgaattttttttctccgtAGTATTTATCACTCTGCTATCCTTAGGATTTCCTTATCTTGTTTATCATCATCTCCTCATCCAGAGcttaagtccttttttttttttttttttttttgagatagagtctcgctctgtcgcccaggctggagtgcagtggcaggtgtgagccaccgtgcctggccaacttaagtcctttttaaaaatttttttactttatataaactgtttgttttatttatttcttttttgagacaaaatctctatcgcccaggctggagtatagtggcacagtctctgctcactgcaaccttcacatcccaggttcaagtgattcttctgcctcagcctcccaagtagctaggattacgggcgcccgccaccacacaggctaatatttgtggggttttttttgttttttgttttttgagacagagtctcactctgtcgcccaggctggagtgcagtggcgcgatctcagctcactacaacctccacctcctgggtacaagcaattctcctgcctcagcctcctgagtagctgggactacatgcgcacaCCACCAttccccgctaatttttgtgtttttagtagagatggagtttcactatgttggccaggctggtctcgaactcctgacctttgatcctcccgccaccatgcccagccaatttttatatttttagtagagacggggtttcaccatgttgcccaggctggtctcgaactcctgacctcaggtgatctgccgtcctcagccttccaaagtgttgggattacaggcatgagccactgcgccctgcttcttcttcttcttttttttttctttggggggcatagggtttcgctctgttgcccaggctggagtgtagtggtgtgatcttgactcactgcaacctccacctcccggcctcaaataatcctcccatctcagcctcctgagtagctgggccaccatggccagctaattttttgtatttttgtaaagacggggtttcactatgttgcccaggctggtcttgaactcctgggctcaggcgatccacccgcctcagcctcccaaagtgttggaattacaggcatgagccactgttcccggccaAACTTAAGTCCTTGAGAACTAGAATGTGTCTTTTGTTCACTACTATGTCACCAGACCTGGAGCAGTGCCCAGCACTCAGCAAATGTCTTCCTGAATGGATTAGTGTGGCACCAAGAGAAAGACTAAtgtctcccccacccctcctctcttttcttaCCCAAAACAAAATAGCTGGAGACAGCAAAGAATTGCTGGCAACCAGTCTCTCAATTGCTGGAGAGCAGTGAGGAGTGCAGGAGAGCTGGGGACCCTAAAGCAGCTTCAGGGCACCGGAGAGAAGAGGCTCCTCAGGGCCCGGGCCAGCCTGCGCCCAAGCGGAGAGCGTCCGGAGAGCTGCTCCTGACACCGCTCCTCTGGGGTTAAAGCAGCCTcactctggccaggcatggtggctcacacctgtaatcccagcactttgggagcctgaggcgagtggatcacctgaggtcggaaaaaatacaaaaataaaaatacaaaaattcgcccggtgtggtggcacatgcctgtaatcctagctactccagaggctaaggcaggagactggtgtgaacctgggaggcagaggttgcagtgagctgagatcgcgccattgcactccagcctgggcaacaagagcgaaactccatctcaaaaaaatagcaGGCCCCCTCCTCAGAAGCTGTCATAATTGTTGTAGCTTCCACTTGTCAATTAGGAATATAATGTAGTTTGGTTTCTCAACAAGATCACATGAATTTCAGAAAACACAgtttaatagccaaaaagtaacTATGGAGCATCTtaagtgggttttttgtttgtttgtttttgagacagtcttgatctgtcgcccaggctggagtgcagtggtgtgatctcggctccaccacaacctctgtctcctggattcaagcaatctcctacctcagcctcccaggtagctgggattactagcccaccaccacacccagctaatttttgcatttttagtagagatggggtttcaccacgttgcccaggctggtctcgaactcctgagctcaggcaatccgcccgcctcggcctcccaaagtgttaggattacaggcatgagccaccacgcccggccatcttaagtattttattgtagTCCTTGGACACCAAGAGAGGGATTCCTAGTTCATAGCAACTCCTCTTAAAATCCTTTCCATCCCTTCTGCTTCCTCCGGCGCCACTCCCATGCCTCTGTCCAAAATGCCCCAGACGTCCtttcctccagcctcagcagGCTGCTGTAGCCTTCTCTCTCATTCCCCTTCCTTCTTATCTCATCCCCAGAGTCCAGAAGCTCGAGGATTCTGATTTGAATCCCAAAGTCCAAAAGGTTTAGGAAGGGAAAAAAGTGGAGCAAGCGGGCCGCATGAATCCACTAGTGACGTGCGTCCTCGCCCATCTGTGAGGTGAGTGTTTCTCTGACTACTTTGCAGGGGAGGAAGCTGCGGCCCAAGGAGGTCGTCACTTGCCGGGAAGGTGGCTCGGGCCAGGCTGCACTCAAAACCCGTGCTCTGTCCACACTGCTGCGGGGCCAGAGCCAAGGAAGCTTCCACTTCTTCCCCCAGACAGCCCCAACAGCGGCTACCCCAAGGAGCCAGCAGCCTTGTGTCCTGGGATCCCCAGCCCCTGCAGAATGACCCACCAGGATCTGAGGTGAGCTCGGCTGGGGCAGCCTGaggccctgggccctgggccctgggcctggcggAGAGTCGCTGTGGTGATAGCACATCCAGGTTTCTGAAGAACAAGCTGAGTCCTAGGGAAGAGCAAGACCCCTGTCCCCCATATAACATATACACTACATCTACTGCGGCAAATACGTACACACAAGCATCTGTGCACATATATGTTATTGTTCAACATAGTTTAATTGTTTGGGTTCATCTTCTCTAACTACAAAATTAAGTTCACAGTTCTCTTTATCGTCCCAAGTTTCTTCCTTTGTGAAAGGCCCACTATCATCTACTCTTACCACTTCCAGGTAAATCCATCTCCAAATATTTTGTTCACAGTCTGCCTCCCGCCTGAAAGATAAGAAAAGTTTAGTGGGTTCCAAGGAGTCTGAGAAAGCTTTGTTTTCTATATCCCGTCTTCCAAAGCTCCTATACCCAGCAGGGTGGGGGGCCATGTTATCTAAACTGTGGCTTTACTTTTGGCTGGAACTAGGTCACCTCAAGGGCTGACCGACTTGAAGCCTTCACTGTGGGAAGTGCCTGTTCTCTTATTATGAACAATAGCTGGCATTCCCCCCCAGGCACGGTTTCCATAGTCCTCAGCAACCCTGGAGTGAGTTCGACGGGAATGCAGGCCCAGAGAGGAGAGGTCACAGTCAGGATGCAAACTCAGTTCTGCCTGACCTTCAGTCCCTTTGTGTGAGAACTGCACACGTGGCTCCAGGCCTGCGGAGGAGCCAGAGGACGGGCCGGGGAAGCTTGGGGCAGAGCGGTGCCCTGGTGGCGGCCCATGGGGGCAGAGCTGGGCTCCTCCCAGAAGCCCCTGCAGGTCCCAGCTCCAGGGACTTCCCGGGTTGCAGCAAGATGCCTCACCCGGGTGAGTGCGGCTGTCCTGTCTGGACCAGACCTGGGccagggaggctgaagagggtctCTGGACACCTGTGGGGCTGGGGTTCCCCACTGTCTGTGCCCCTGCCCATTCCTGGCTGCATCCGGTCCCTAAcctgctcctccctctgcctctctcctccccctGTCCTCCCCCTGTCCTAGCATCACAGCCAAACTCATCAATGGAGGTGTAGCAGGGCTCGTGGGGGTGACCTGCGTGTTCCCCATCGACTTGGCCAAGACTCGCCTGCAGAACCAGCATGGGAAAGCCATGTACAAAGGAATGTAGGTGCTGGCAGGCGAGCGTGGAGGGCAGAGGCGCCCGGGGGAGGGATGGGGCCCCCTTCCCTCCAGTCTCCAGGCAGCGCGCGtgagcctgggggctggggatcTGATCAGCTGGGATGTGCCCGCGGGAGCAGGGCATGGAGGCGGCTGGGAGGCCCGCTGCACACTTACTCCTACTCTGGCCTCTGCTTCCAGGATCGACTGCCTGATGAAGACGGCTCGGGCGGAGGGCTTCTTCGGCATGTACCGAGGTGGGCTTCTCAGGTCCCCTGGGAGGCTGGGCAGCAGGTGTGAGCGTATAGGACATGGGGAACTGGTGTTCCTTCCGTTGCTGCGGGGATGGGGCCAGGGCTGCCAGGGGGTCCTTCCTGATGAGCCTCTGTGCTCTTGGGTGGAGACAGAGGCAGCTCTGGGTCCTGGTAAGGCTTCCGGAGACCCACAGAGCACACCCCCCGCCACCGCCTCAGTAAGAGCAGGCGAGCCCTCCCtacctgcctgcctgtctctgcctGGCTAGAAGCGAAGAGAGAGAGGCTGAAAGGGACTGAGCGACGGGGCCTGAGCTCCCGGCAAGGAGTTCTGGGTGGCTCCTCCCCAGCTCGGTCCAGCGTTGCTGCGGTCCCTGCGGGGTCCCCAGCCAGGAGGTACCTTGGACAATGGATCCCAAGCTGGAGTTGAGCCGGAGCTCGTATGCTTGTGCCGCCGAGAAGCAAAACACAAGCCCTAGACAGCCCCGAGCTAGCAGCCAATGGGACTGGCTTGTGCGGCACAGAGGAGCGGAACCCCAGTCCCTGCGCCTGGCGCCTGTCACTGGAACTGCTGTTTTATCATCAGCGACCCCACcagcagcaacaaaaataaaatggcttcCTGATAACCAAACTGAGGAGTCCGTAAGAAAAAAATACGTAAAAAGGGGAGAatgtggggctgggcgcggtggctcacgcctgtaatcccagcactttgggaggccgaggcgggcggatcacgaggtcaggagatcgagaccatcctggctaacacggtgaaaccccgtctctactaaaaaatacaaaaaaaatttagctgggcgtggtggcgggcgcctgtagtcccagctactagggaggccgaggcaggagaatggcgtgaacccgggaggtggagctttcagtgagccgagatcacgccactgcactccagcctgagcgacagagcgagactccatctaaaaaaaaaggagaatgtgGTAGAGAGTGGGAATGGAAAGTTATTTCAGTGAATTAGGCTCAGGAGCCCCACCTGGCCCCAAAAATGCCCTTCACTCAGTGACTGGCCTGGCTAGGGCTGAAGGGCAGACCCGGGGAACTGTTATTTCTGGGATGGCCTTGACTCCCCATCTTGTCCTTCACTTccaggggctgcagtgaacctCACTCTGGTCACTCCAGAGAAGGCCATCAAGCTGGCGGCCAACGACTTTTTCCGGCAGCTGCTCATGGAAGATGGGTatggccaggtggggtggggtTGGATCCTTCACTGTGTGTTTTTTGGGAGAGATGGCAGGAAGAAGATTTCAAATGTGCCTCAGTATACCTGCCTGCATGCATATAAATATGCGCACACATGGCTAAGGGCTGGTGTGTGTTTGGGCTGCTGGAGAGTGAAGGGAGAGAATGAGCTGGTATACTTTGGAAGTGTGACAGATAATATAGAGAACATATAGCATATACAGACAAATCCATCAACTagccaataaatttttaaaaatgagccaccaagctggctgcagtggctcatgcctgtaatcccagcactttaggaggctgaggaaggaggatcgcttgggcccaggcagtcgaggttgcagtgagccatgttggctccactgcacttcggcgtgggtcacagagcgagacctcgtctcgGGAAAAACAAATCAGCCCCCAAACACTTTCTagctctctctgtgcctcacatTGCCCAGTGATGTTCCTGAAGGGATCCAGGACAACGCCTGGTCTGGGTAGTTTTCTCTGTCACTGTTTTCAGCTTCCATGCGGTGCTACCTCCCTAGCAGGCTTTGTTTTAAACTTAGTCCCTGTCCGTACAGAGACCACACCTAAGGGCTAGCTGATGACTTGACCAGCTGGGTGAGTGGCAGCCACGGGTGCCATCCAGGGAAAGTCCCCCTCTCACAAGAGGGCAGCTGCACCAGGGCAGACCTGTGGCCTGCGGCTGAAGGAGCCTGACGCCTGTTCCCATAGGGTGCAGCGGAACCTGAAGATGGAGATGCTTGCCGGGTGTGGGGCTGGGATGTGCCAGGTGGTGGTGACCTGTCCCATGGAAATGCTCAAGATTCAGCTGCAGGATGCTGGACGCCTGGGTGAGGCCTGTCCCCACCTCCTATGGGAACAGTAAAGGGCTGGGATTGGAACCAGGCACATCCCACATCCCAACCTCATTTGCTAGGCTGTGTGACCAGTCAACTTTCCAAGCAGGTAGAAgtctttggccaggcatggtggctcatgcccgtaatcccagcactttgggaggccgaggcaggtggatcatttgaggtcaggagttcaagaccagcctgcccaacatggtaaaaccccatctctactaaagatacaaaaattagccgggagtggtggtgcatgcctataatcccagctactcgggaggctgaggcaggagaatcacttgagcctgggaggcagaggttgctgtgagctaagattgcaccactgcactccagcctgggcaacagagtgagactctgtctcaaaaaaaaaaaaagtcttcatttaTGGTTACCCATTTCATCAATGCTGCCAGCTCTAGAACAAATAGCAGAAATGAGAATGTTGATTCAGAGGGTCAGAAAATACTTAAGGCTTCTGTCACATTTTCTTCACAATTAGACTTGATCTCCTAAAGATTTTAAGAAATGCcagccgggtgccgtggctcacgcctgtaatcccagcactttgggaggccgaggcgggcggattatgaggtcagaagattgagaccatcctggctaacacggtgaaaccccatctttactaaaaatacaaaaaattagctgggcgtggtggcgggcacctgtagtctcagctatctgggaggctgaggcaggagaatggcgtgaacctggaaggcagagcttgcagtgagtggagcttgtgccactgcactccagcctgggagacagagcaagactccgtctcaaaaaaaaaaaaaaaaaaaagaaagaaagaaaggaaggaaggaaggaaggaaggaaggaaggaaggaagaaagaaagaaatgccgcccagcgtggtggctcacgcctgtaatcccagcactttgggaggccgaggcaggcggatcacctgaggtcggtagttcgaaaccagcctggccaacacagtgaaaccccgtctctactaaaaatacaaaaactagccaggcgtggtggtgtgtgcctataatctcagctactcgggaggctgaggcaggagaatcgcttgaacgcaggaggcagaggttgcagtgagctgagatcacgccatttgcactccagcctggaggacaaaaGCGAgaattcgtctcaaaaaaaaaaaaagaaatgccaatgactggctcactgaaacctccagtCAGTATTTTATGCTATAGAAGCTGGCTTTTGGTAGAAAGGCATAAAAAGGGAGAAGAGAATCATtcccattcttttgtttttttcttggaagaGAAATTTGGCCCTTTCCTAAATCCTGGTCCTCTCAGAATGATGGAGTGGTGTTGGCTCAGCGTGgtacactcctgtaatctcagctactcaggaggctgaggcaggaggatccagagtttgagcccagcctgggcaacatagcaagaacttgtctccagtaaaaaaaaaagcagctgggcctagtggctcatgcctgtaatcccagcactttgggaggctgaggcaggcagattgcctgaggtcggtagttcgaaaccagcctggcaaacatggtgaaaccccgtctctactaaaaatacaaaattagccgggcgtggattggtacatgcctgtaatctcagctactcgggaggctgaggcaggagaatcacttgaacccgggaggcagaggttgcagcgagcggagatcgcaccattgcactccagcctaggtgacagagcgagactccatctcgagaaaaaaaaaaagaaagaaaatgtgcggATAACTAGATCCCTAGTGTATGAAATATTTTCCTGCTGGATATCAATCAAATCTGGGACATGACATTGGGAATAGCTTCCTTTTGGCAAGGACTTATAATCTAAGCAAAGCTTCTCAGACACTGAGatttaggaaaagaaatacagaatttcaGTGTTGCAAATCCCATGGTTATTAATGGGGCTcacaacattttattattatttattttattattattattattattattattattattattattattgaggcagagtttcactctgttgcccaggctggagtccaatggcactatcttggctcaccgcaacctctgcctcccaggttcaagtgattctcctgcctcagcctcctgagtagctgggatttcaagcatgcactaccacgtccagctaatttttttttttgtatttttagtagagacaaggtttctccatgttggtcaggctggtcttgaactcccgacctcaggtgatacgcccgccttggcctccctaagtactgggattacaggtgtgagccaccgtgcccggccacctcACAACATTTTAAATGTGGTATAACTCCATTCTAATGAGTAATATTGAACTTATCAAATGATGGGCTCTGAATGATTTAAAGAATCAAATTCTACCAAatagggaagagtgggaaggacctGCTCACCTTATCTTGGAGGACGAGCAGGAGGAGGTGCCCTGGAAACCTGAAGGAGACCATTCCATCCTATTAGCATTTTAGGACACGGGAATTTCACGTATGTTCTGCCTAATGGTGGAAAGCAACAAATTCTTTTTGTGTCTAGAAATcacctaggctgggtgcggtggctcacgcctgtaatcccagcactttgggaggcaggtggatcacctgaggtcaggagtttcagaccagcttgaccaacatggtaagacaccttctctactaaaaatacaaaaatcagccaggtatggtggcacatgcctgtaatcccagcactttgggaggccaaggcaggtggatcacctcaggtcaggagttttgagaccagcctgaccaacatggtgaaacaccatctctactaaaaatacaaaaatcaaccaggtGTGGTGCatgtgcctataaccccagctactagggaggctgaggcaggagaatcacttgaacccaggaggcggaggttgcagtgagccgagatcgcaccactgcaaaaaaataaataaaataactaaaaataaaaatgacctaCATAGGCTGAGAAATGGTTTAGAAATGGAAGCCAGATCAAAACCAGTTTTAATGGGAGGGTAAGGAATGGAGCCCTAAGGAACGTGGCGGAGAAGCAAGCGGGCCAGGCTGTGGCTGTGCTCTTGGGAAGTGTTCTCAGCATTGGGATAGCTCCTGAGATACTGTAGACCTTAGGAAGACGTCCTGAGAGCCAAAAATTAACATTCTAAAATTAGGACATTCTTCTGGATGCCAGCTGAGGTGTCAGCCTGGCCTCTGAACTGTCCCAGGGGCAGGGATTGAGAGCCACACTCAGGAGTGTTTCATAGCATCTGTTGGGGACCAGGTAGTGATGAGGTCTGTCCTTTCCCTTCCAGCCGTCCATCATCAGGGCTCGGCCTCAgcaccctccacctccaggtCCTACACAACTGGTTCGGCTTCCACCCACAGGCGCCCCTCTGCCACCCTCATTGCCTGGGAGCTGCTCCGCACTCAGGGCCTGGCTGGGCTCTACAAGGGCCTGGGTGCCACTCTCCTCAGGTGAGCCTTTCTTCCAGTTCCCTAGGACAAGTGCACAGGGGAGGGCACGAGGGCCAGAGAGCTGGTTGTCCCTATCTGCCTCTGTGTCCTTCCCAGAATATCCAAACCCAGGTGAGCAAATGATTTCCATGCTTCCTGTTTTGTCTGGAACTGGCCAGGGTGGCACAGAATGGGTACCTAGAAGACTAAAGTTTTAGGCCGCTTGCATAGTGATGACCAGGCCCACAGGAAGGCTGGGTGTTTTGTGGCCCAAAGGCACCTAAGAAAGCCCTGTCTACAGAGGACCGCAGAGTTCATAGTAATGAGTGGCCAGGCCCCTCATCTTCCCTTAGCCTGCCTGTCCCTGTACAGAACGCATTTCCCGCCTCGGACTTGCCTCTGGCAGTCAAGAGGCTGCAGGTGCTGCAGGGCAGAGGAAGGAGCTGGGAGGGCGGAACAGATGGCAACAGCTCTTTTGCCCCCTGCTGTCCCTCACCCATGCTCACGGGGCACAAAAGAAGGGATGAGTCCCCGTGGCTCCTCTCACTGTAAGCCCCACAGCTCACAGCAAAGCTCATTGTCTCACCTTGGGTGGCAGCCCCAGGGCAGCTCGGAGCTCAgtgtttctccttcctcttctgcaGAGacattcctttctccatcatcTACTTCCCACTGTTTGCCAACCTTAACAACCTGGGGTTCAACGAGCTCGCCGGTAAGGCGTCCTTTGCACATTCCTTCGTGTCAGGCTGTGTGGCAGGTTCCGTAGCTGCGGTCGCAGTGACGCCTCTAGATGGTAAGGAGTTGGGAGACATGTCCTTTCTATGGGATAAACAGTAATTTTGCACTTATAGATGAAACAGCCTGACCCTGGAAGCCATACTGGGTTGCAATCTGGCTGCTGGCAGAGGCTCACTAGAGGCCCTCACGGAGAAAGTGGGTCCCAAGAGACCTTCCTTCTGTTTCTCATCCCTGACACATCCCTCACCTTCAAGATGCTGATTCCTTTAGCTTTTCATCCCCTCAGAAGAGTTGTGAGCCCCAGCTATAAATTATTGCTGATGTGTTAAAATTTGgggctggccgggtgtggtggctcacgcttgcaatcccagcactttgggagcccagcacttttggatcacctgaggtcaggagtttcagaccatcctggccaacatggtgaaaccccgtctctactaaaaatgcaaaaaaaaattagcagagtgtggtggcggatgcctgtagtcccagctacttgggaggctgaggtaggagaatcatttgaacccaggaggtggaggttgcagtgagccaagaccacaccactgcactccagcctgggcgacagcacaagactccatctcaaaaagtaaataaataca
Above is a genomic segment from Pan troglodytes isolate AG18354 chromosome 23, NHGRI_mPanTro3-v2.0_pri, whole genome shotgun sequence containing:
- the SLC25A18 gene encoding mitochondrial glutamate carrier 2 isoform X2, whose translation is MNVDSLAAQQRSELYPGFQKRQRFLPKAGEEAAAQGGRHLPGRWLGPGCTQNPCSVHTAAGPEPRKLPLLPPDSPNSGYPKEPAALCPGIPSPCRMTHQDLSITAKLINGGVAGLVGVTCVFPIDLAKTRLQNQHGKAMYKGMIDCLMKTARAEGFFGMYRGAAVNLTLVTPEKAIKLAANDFFRQLLMEDGVQRNLKMEMLAGCGAGMCQVVVTCPMEMLKIQLQDAGRLAVHHQGSASAPSTSRSYTTGSASTHRRPSATLIAWELLRTQGLAGLYKGLGATLLRDIPFSIIYFPLFANLNNLGFNELAGKASFAHSFVSGCVAGSVAAVAVTPLDVLKTRIQTLKKGLGEDVYSGITDCARKLWIQEGPSAFMKGAGCRALVIAPLFGIAQGVYFIGIGERILKCFD
- the SLC25A18 gene encoding mitochondrial glutamate carrier 2 isoform X1, with product MALAFTFWSLDAAQQRSELYPGFQKRQRFLPKAGEEAAAQGGRHLPGRWLGPGCTQNPCSVHTAAGPEPRKLPLLPPDSPNSGYPKEPAALCPGIPSPCRMTHQDLSITAKLINGGVAGLVGVTCVFPIDLAKTRLQNQHGKAMYKGMIDCLMKTARAEGFFGMYRGAAVNLTLVTPEKAIKLAANDFFRQLLMEDGVQRNLKMEMLAGCGAGMCQVVVTCPMEMLKIQLQDAGRLAVHHQGSASAPSTSRSYTTGSASTHRRPSATLIAWELLRTQGLAGLYKGLGATLLRDIPFSIIYFPLFANLNNLGFNELAGKASFAHSFVSGCVAGSVAAVAVTPLDVLKTRIQTLKKGLGEDVYSGITDCARKLWIQEGPSAFMKGAGCRALVIAPLFGIAQGVYFIGIGERILKCFD
- the SLC25A18 gene encoding mitochondrial glutamate carrier 2 isoform X3, with protein sequence MALAFTFWSLDAGEEAAAQGGRHLPGRWLGPGCTQNPCSVHTAAGPEPRKLPLLPPDSPNSGYPKEPAALCPGIPSPCRMTHQDLSITAKLINGGVAGLVGVTCVFPIDLAKTRLQNQHGKAMYKGMIDCLMKTARAEGFFGMYRGAAVNLTLVTPEKAIKLAANDFFRQLLMEDGVQRNLKMEMLAGCGAGMCQVVVTCPMEMLKIQLQDAGRLAVHHQGSASAPSTSRSYTTGSASTHRRPSATLIAWELLRTQGLAGLYKGLGATLLRDIPFSIIYFPLFANLNNLGFNELAGKASFAHSFVSGCVAGSVAAVAVTPLDVLKTRIQTLKKGLGEDVYSGITDCARKLWIQEGPSAFMKGAGCRALVIAPLFGIAQGVYFIGIGERILKCFD
- the SLC25A18 gene encoding mitochondrial glutamate carrier 2 isoform X4, which translates into the protein MALAFTFWSLDAAQQRSELYPGFQKRQRFLPKADSPNSGYPKEPAALCPGIPSPCRMTHQDLSITAKLINGGVAGLVGVTCVFPIDLAKTRLQNQHGKAMYKGMIDCLMKTARAEGFFGMYRGAAVNLTLVTPEKAIKLAANDFFRQLLMEDGVQRNLKMEMLAGCGAGMCQVVVTCPMEMLKIQLQDAGRLAVHHQGSASAPSTSRSYTTGSASTHRRPSATLIAWELLRTQGLAGLYKGLGATLLRDIPFSIIYFPLFANLNNLGFNELAGKASFAHSFVSGCVAGSVAAVAVTPLDVLKTRIQTLKKGLGEDVYSGITDCARKLWIQEGPSAFMKGAGCRALVIAPLFGIAQGVYFIGIGERILKCFD
- the SLC25A18 gene encoding mitochondrial glutamate carrier 2 isoform X5, with translation MTHQDLSITAKLINGGVAGLVGVTCVFPIDLAKTRLQNQHGKAMYKGMIDCLMKTARAEGFFGMYRGAAVNLTLVTPEKAIKLAANDFFRQLLMEDGVQRNLKMEMLAGCGAGMCQVVVTCPMEMLKIQLQDAGRLAVHHQGSASAPSTSRSYTTGSASTHRRPSATLIAWELLRTQGLAGLYKGLGATLLRDIPFSIIYFPLFANLNNLGFNELAGKASFAHSFVSGCVAGSVAAVAVTPLDVLKTRIQTLKKGLGEDVYSGITDCARKLWIQEGPSAFMKGAGCRALVIAPLFGIAQGVYFIGIGERILKCFD